From the genome of Halorussus caseinilyticus, one region includes:
- a CDS encoding S8 family serine peptidase: MSRRSVLKAAGASVATAAASGLAAAKPGDTVEVNVGFKSESGRQKALSAADEVVRDFNSIDVVTMRASKQAAKGLENNPNVRYVEQNGTMHALAESLPWGQERVDSDVLHANGELGSGADVAILDTGIDDDHPDLTDKLGAGKAFATCKTKGGCRFGAKKANNTCNYSWTDDNNHGTHCAGIAAGDNNSQGVVGAAPDVTLHAVKVLDGCGSGSFSDIAAGVEYVADQGWDVGSMSLGGSSGSSALKDAVQYATNNGVFLVAAAGNSGPCTDCVGYPAAYSEVMAVSSTASDDSLSDFSSTGPEVDIAAPGTDIYSSVANGGYDTYSGTSMATPHVAGVAGQLASNGTTGSNIRSTLANSAENIGLASNESGAGLLDAAAALGYDSSDST, encoded by the coding sequence ATGTCGAGGCGGAGTGTTCTGAAAGCGGCCGGTGCGTCGGTGGCGACTGCGGCCGCGAGCGGTCTCGCGGCGGCAAAGCCCGGCGACACGGTGGAGGTCAACGTCGGGTTCAAGTCCGAGAGCGGGCGTCAGAAGGCGCTCAGCGCGGCCGACGAAGTGGTCCGTGACTTCAACTCCATCGATGTCGTGACGATGCGCGCCTCGAAGCAGGCGGCCAAGGGTCTGGAGAACAACCCGAACGTGCGCTACGTCGAGCAGAACGGCACGATGCACGCGCTCGCCGAGAGTCTGCCGTGGGGTCAGGAACGCGTGGACTCCGACGTTCTCCACGCCAACGGCGAACTCGGAAGCGGCGCGGACGTGGCAATCCTCGACACGGGTATCGACGACGACCACCCCGACCTGACCGACAAACTCGGCGCAGGGAAGGCGTTCGCCACGTGTAAGACCAAGGGTGGCTGTCGTTTCGGCGCGAAGAAGGCCAACAACACGTGTAACTACTCGTGGACCGACGACAACAACCACGGCACCCACTGTGCCGGTATCGCCGCAGGTGACAACAACAGTCAGGGAGTCGTCGGTGCCGCGCCCGACGTGACCCTCCACGCGGTGAAGGTCCTCGACGGCTGTGGGAGCGGTTCGTTCTCGGACATCGCGGCGGGTGTCGAGTACGTCGCCGACCAAGGCTGGGACGTTGGGTCGATGAGCCTCGGCGGTAGCTCTGGCTCCTCGGCGCTCAAGGACGCGGTGCAGTACGCGACGAACAACGGCGTGTTCCTCGTCGCGGCCGCGGGTAACTCCGGACCGTGTACCGACTGTGTGGGCTACCCCGCCGCCTACAGCGAGGTCATGGCCGTGAGTTCGACCGCCAGCGACGACAGCCTCTCGGACTTCTCCAGTACGGGGCCGGAAGTGGACATCGCCGCGCCCGGTACCGACATCTACTCGTCGGTCGCGAACGGCGGCTACGACACCTACTCGGGGACCTCGATGGCGACCCCGCACGTCGCCGGTGTCGCGGGCCAACTCGCCTCGAACGGTACGACCGGCAGTAACATCCGTTCGACGCTGGCGAACTCCGCCGAGAACATCGGTCTCGCCAGCAACGAGTCCGGCGCTGGCCTATTGGACGCCGCGGCCGCGCTCGGTTACGACTCTAGCGACAGCACGTAA